In Deinococcus maricopensis DSM 21211, one genomic interval encodes:
- a CDS encoding DNA-3-methyladenine glycosylase: MEVFRALPPAFFDQPPPMVARALLGARLVRRVGDAVLAGRIVETEAYLSAGDAAAHGARPMTQRTRVLFGPAGRAYVYRLRQYALLDVTTEGPGVPGAVLLRAVEPVLGAEHMLALGGGADVRRVASGPGKLCRAFAVDLTLNGADLTDADGPLFLAAGPPEAFEVRVTPRVGITRAQAAPLRFVVAGSASISRP; the protein is encoded by the coding sequence ATGGAGGTCTTCCGGGCGCTGCCGCCCGCGTTCTTCGATCAGCCGCCCCCGATGGTGGCGCGGGCGTTGCTGGGCGCGCGGCTGGTGCGGCGTGTAGGCGACGCGGTGCTGGCCGGGCGGATCGTGGAAACCGAGGCGTACCTGAGCGCGGGCGACGCGGCAGCGCACGGCGCGCGGCCCATGACGCAGCGCACGCGGGTGCTGTTCGGCCCGGCCGGGCGGGCGTACGTGTACCGCCTGCGGCAGTACGCGCTGCTGGACGTAACGACGGAAGGGCCGGGTGTGCCGGGCGCGGTGCTGCTGCGCGCCGTCGAACCCGTGCTGGGCGCAGAGCACATGCTGGCTCTCGGCGGGGGCGCCGACGTCCGGCGCGTGGCGAGCGGCCCCGGGAAGCTGTGCCGGGCCTTCGCGGTTGACCTGACGCTGAACGGCGCGGACCTGACGGACGCGGACGGTCCGCTGTTTCTCGCGGCGGGCCCGCCCGAGGCGTTCGAGGTGCGGGTCACGCCCCGCGTCGGCATCACCCGCGCGCAGGCGGCGCCGCTCCGGTTCGTGGTGGCGGGCAGCGCCTCTATCTCCCGCCCCTGA
- a CDS encoding isoprenyl transferase, with amino-acid sequence MARPLPTALMRRALRLPGALRKALYWGYEQRLARAVAEGGRVPKHLGMILDGNRRYARAMGVGRELGYEFGIDKAHEVLQWCLEVGVPAVTIWVLSTDNVKRDPDEVRHLMGLFDREARNLARDKRIHANRVRVRAIGQHHDFPVNVLEALSELEAATAHYDGMLLNIAVGYGGREEIVDAVRTYLRKADEDGLTLRDVADTLNAEHVSAHLYTAGTPDPDFIIRTSGEIRLSGFMLWQSVYSEFYFCDVYWPGFRRVDFLRALRDFQGRDRRFGK; translated from the coding sequence ATGGCCCGCCCCCTCCCCACAGCCCTGATGCGCCGCGCCCTGCGCTTGCCCGGCGCGCTGCGCAAGGCCCTGTACTGGGGCTACGAGCAACGCCTCGCGCGCGCCGTCGCCGAAGGAGGCCGCGTGCCCAAACACCTCGGCATGATCCTCGACGGCAACCGCCGCTACGCCCGCGCCATGGGCGTCGGCCGCGAACTCGGGTACGAGTTCGGCATCGACAAGGCCCACGAGGTCCTGCAATGGTGCCTGGAAGTGGGCGTGCCCGCCGTGACCATCTGGGTGCTCTCCACCGACAACGTCAAACGCGACCCCGACGAGGTCCGCCACCTCATGGGCCTGTTCGACCGCGAGGCCCGCAACCTCGCGCGGGACAAACGCATCCACGCGAACCGCGTCCGCGTCCGCGCCATCGGGCAGCACCACGACTTCCCCGTCAACGTCCTGGAAGCGCTCAGCGAACTTGAAGCGGCCACCGCCCACTACGACGGCATGCTGCTGAACATCGCCGTCGGGTACGGCGGGCGCGAGGAAATCGTGGACGCCGTCCGCACGTACCTCCGCAAAGCCGACGAGGACGGCCTGACGCTGCGCGACGTCGCCGACACCCTGAACGCCGAGCACGTCAGCGCGCACCTGTACACGGCGGGCACGCCCGACCCGGACTTCATCATCCGCACCAGCGGCGAGATCCGCCTGAGCGGCTTCATGCTGTGGCAGAGCGTCTACAGCGAGTTCTACTTCTGCGACGTGTACTGGCCCGGCTTCCGCCGCGTGGACTTCCTGCGGGCTCTGCGGGACTTCCAGGGCCGCGACCGCCGCTTCGGGAAGTGA